One Streptomyces mobaraensis NBRC 13819 = DSM 40847 DNA segment encodes these proteins:
- a CDS encoding response regulator yields the protein MMAAPARPYDVLLVEDDPADAMLIKEALLEHGAARNLTQVQDGIAALDHLRDPERPLPDLIVLDLNMPRMNGRELLAVLKGDEELRTIPVVVLTTSSAPDDVTDAYRRYANAYVTKPVNLDDFTRAVRSIDAFYLDTATKLPRQ from the coding sequence ATGATGGCCGCCCCCGCGCGCCCCTACGACGTCCTTCTGGTGGAGGACGATCCGGCGGACGCGATGCTCATCAAGGAGGCGCTCCTGGAACACGGAGCCGCCCGCAACCTCACCCAGGTCCAGGACGGCATCGCCGCGCTGGACCACCTGCGCGACCCCGAGCGGCCCCTGCCGGACCTGATCGTGCTCGACCTGAACATGCCGCGGATGAACGGCCGGGAACTGCTGGCCGTCCTCAAGGGGGACGAGGAGCTGCGCACCATCCCGGTCGTCGTGCTGACCACGTCCTCCGCCCCGGACGACGTGACCGACGCCTACCGGCGGTACGCGAACGCGTACGTCACCAAGCCCGTCAACCTCGACGACTTCACCCGCGCGGTGCGCAGCATCGACGCGTTCTACCTGGACACGGCCACGAAACTGCCGCGGCAGTAG
- a CDS encoding Ig-like domain-containing protein, whose amino-acid sequence MHVGKGRRPVLLISALMGSLVLSACSGGSGGGSSDDAGPAAKVTVSPASGAKEVKLGSPISVKADGGKLTSVEVKDDKGEKVEGKLSGDGATWQSAGKVKPQTTYTVKTVAESAKGKKSDSTATFSTQQAPKVNKLTNTPQNGQTVGTGMPVSILFDHKVDKDKRAEIEKNFKVTSTPQVEGAWGWVTDYSGQDRLDWRPKTYWPSGTKVSVKGSLAGVDSGEGGWFARDYDYGFTIGADHKAVIDVPGHTLTMYEDGKPVGSVKGSAGSPEAPTRGGIHTVRSKNADETMDSSTIGYGNQWMLDAKWVTHMTASGTFLHSAPWNNQIGVVNNSHGCFGMTTEDAKRVYDFLPIGSTVEVKGTSSTVKTDVGNGLEVWQETWDQWQKRSALKN is encoded by the coding sequence GTGCACGTCGGGAAGGGCCGTCGCCCCGTCCTGCTGATATCCGCCCTCATGGGCTCACTGGTGCTGTCCGCCTGTTCCGGGGGGTCGGGCGGCGGCTCCTCGGACGACGCGGGCCCCGCGGCCAAGGTGACCGTGAGCCCGGCGTCCGGCGCCAAGGAGGTCAAGCTCGGCTCGCCGATCTCGGTCAAGGCCGACGGCGGCAAGCTGACCTCGGTGGAGGTGAAGGACGACAAGGGGGAGAAGGTCGAGGGGAAGCTGTCCGGTGACGGCGCCACCTGGCAGTCGGCCGGCAAGGTCAAGCCGCAGACCACCTACACGGTGAAGACCGTGGCGGAGTCGGCCAAGGGCAAGAAGTCCGACTCGACCGCGACTTTCAGCACCCAGCAGGCGCCGAAGGTCAACAAGCTGACCAACACCCCGCAGAACGGGCAGACCGTCGGCACGGGCATGCCGGTCTCGATCCTCTTCGACCACAAGGTGGACAAGGACAAGCGGGCCGAGATCGAGAAGAACTTCAAGGTGACCTCCACCCCGCAGGTGGAGGGCGCCTGGGGCTGGGTGACCGACTACTCCGGTCAGGACCGGCTCGACTGGCGGCCCAAGACCTACTGGCCCAGCGGCACCAAGGTCTCCGTCAAGGGCTCGCTCGCCGGCGTCGACAGCGGCGAGGGCGGCTGGTTCGCCCGCGACTACGACTACGGCTTCACCATAGGCGCCGACCACAAGGCCGTCATCGACGTCCCCGGCCACACGCTGACCATGTACGAGGACGGCAAGCCGGTCGGCAGCGTCAAGGGCTCCGCGGGCTCCCCGGAGGCCCCGACCCGCGGCGGCATCCACACGGTCCGCAGCAAGAACGCGGACGAGACCATGGACTCGTCCACCATCGGCTACGGCAACCAGTGGATGCTGGACGCCAAGTGGGTCACCCACATGACCGCCTCCGGCACCTTTCTGCACTCGGCGCCCTGGAACAACCAGATCGGCGTGGTCAACAACAGCCACGGCTGCTTCGGCATGACCACCGAGGACGCCAAGCGGGTCTACGACTTCCTGCCCATCGGCTCCACCGTGGAGGTCAAGGGCACCTCCAGCACCGTCAAGACCGACGTGGGCAACGGCCTGGAGGTCTGGCAGGAGACCTGGGACCAGTGGCAGAAGCGCAGCGCGCTGAAGAACTGA